A window from Anser cygnoides isolate HZ-2024a breed goose chromosome 1, Taihu_goose_T2T_genome, whole genome shotgun sequence encodes these proteins:
- the LOC136789861 gene encoding sialidase-like, which produces MATVSLIRPEPRAAHSLSGEQLCQEAAAPLGARWSSRSEDLERTMEQQNKDHSQPAEGQQSVQEQRQFLLQMEKLQVTKTLPHSGVRQEERIRLPAVPPFPRQAATQAAAAKQVPAAQTSSSERVTCKLPPLQATASAYSVGGRAKALGTEAHSHQELLPPLPCISGDRDKAVRAESRERGPHSPVAPDEDMEYTVRSFVSTVIRNALACNEGANSKARLSPSGRRPGTKGYRTPSLTTAVPQNGKKKSQHSPKSSPAAPAEEMEDPVKVFVSTAISNAVARNQGAMSEARLSPLDRRPRSEGRITPPLLTAVPQNWKKSQHRAKNSPAASAEDMEHPVKAFVSSVISKAIACNEGAMREAELPPLCRGPRSKGHRTPPLLTAVPQDLKESRQAAPHCPTDSFTALRDTAQSLVSEVLAKTMAESWEHGQRPAELEDLAHTGCTATSTRAVQVQTDMDSRWTTALPGRHHQARSGKAAAGRAPAPASPDGAEKQGQQRQIHIKPRQGSGKDEKSQGRGRKESGPVGSDEEEEIVIFNSWINPRFPSLFQDPQAFPQEEGSSARSADREAAAQEAEPPTSASLGSLDTETSPACLAERHGTPLTATQPSESRPASCPSAPAFEDKGYRAPPQTRGEEIVIFNSWINPRFPSLFQDPQAFPQEEGSSASSVDREAAAEAAEPPTSASLGSLEPTDTAPSAAPLAEGPGEERHSTPLGTATVPAESRPASPPSAPALEDEGNRAPPLTCRVPESKPSACPTPIEHSTAVMSYAML; this is translated from the exons ATGGCAACGGTGTCCCTTATAAGGCCCGAGCCCCGGGCTGCCCACTCACtctcaggagagcagctctgccaggaggcagcagctcccctgggtGCCCGTTGGAGTTCTCGGTCAGAGGACCTGGAGCGTACCATGGAGCAGCAGAATAAGGATCACTCCCAGCCCGCTGAAGGGCAGCAGAGCGTACAGGAGCAGCGCCAG TTTCTCTTGCAGATGGAGAAGCTGCAAGTCACGAAGACACTGCCACACAGTGGGGTGCGGCAGGAAGAGAGAATCCGTCTGCCAGCCGTGCCGCCTTTCCCAAGGCAGGCAGCGactcaggcagcagcagccaagcaagtgcctgcagcacagacatCGTCATCTGAAAGGGTCACTTGCAAGCTGCCCCCTCTACAAGCAACAGCCTCTGCATATTCAGTTGGAGGAAGGGCAAAGGCGTTGGGCACAGAGGCCCACAGCCACCAAGAGCTTCTGCCACCTCTTCCGTGCATCTCTGGTGACAGGGACAaggcagtgagggcagagagccGGGAACGTGGCCCACACAGCCCTGTGGCCCCTGACGAGGACATGGAGTACACAGTACGGTCCTTCGTCTCCACAGTCATAAGAAACGCTCTAGCCTGCAACGAGGGAGCCAACAGCAAGGCAAGGCTTTCTCCCTCAGGCAGACGTCCCGGGACCAAAGGCTACAGAACACCATCTCTCACCACAGCAGTGCCCcaaaatgggaagaagaagagtCAGCACTCGCccaaaagcagccctgcagcccctgccgaAGAAATGGAAGACCCAGTAAAGGTCTTTGTCTCCACTGCCATTAGCAACGCCGTAGCCCGGAACCAGGGAGCCATGAGCGAGGCAAGGCTTTCTCCTTTGGACAGACGTCCCAGGAGCGAAGGCCGCATAACACCACCACTCCTCACAGCAGTGCCGCAGAATTGGAAGAAGAGTCAGCACCGtgccaaaaacagccctgcagcctctgccgAGGACATGGAACACCCAGTAAAGGCCTTCGTCTCCAGTGTCATTAGCAAGGCTATAGCCTGCAACGAGGGAGCCATGAGGGAGGCAGAGCTTCCTCCCTTGTGCAGAGGTCCCAGGAGCAAAGGCCACAGAACACCACCTCTCCTAACAGCAGTGCCACAGGATTTGAAGGAGAGTCGGCAGGCTGCCCCACACTGCCCCACAGACTCTTTCACGGCACTGCGGGACACAGCACAGTCCCTTGTGTCTGAAGTCCTGGCAAAGACAATGGCTGAAAGCTGGGAACACGGCCAACGGCCTGCAGAACTGGAGGACCTGGCACACACGGGGTGCACAGCGACATCAACAAGAGCAGTCCAGGTCCAGACAGACATGGACAGCAGGTGGaccactgctctgccagggcGCCATCACCAGGCACGTTCAGGAAAAgcggctgctggcagagcccctgCACCAGCAAGCCCAGACGGGGCTGAGAAGCAAGGGCAGCAGAGACAGATACACATCAAACCCAGGCAGGGGAGCGGCAAGGATGAGAAAAGCCAGGGCCGGGGCAGGAAGGAAAGTGGTCCTGTGGGTTcggatgaagaggaagagattgTCATCTTCAACTCCTGGATCAACCCCAGgttccccagcctcttccaggacccacaggcctttccccaggaagagggcagctcagccaggagcgcggacagggaggctgcagcacaagaagcagaaccCCCAACAAGTGCCTCACTTGGCTCATTGGACACTGAAACATCGCCTGCTTGCCTGGCAGAGAGGCACGGCACGCCTCTCACCGCAACACAACCGTCAGAGAGCAGGCCAGCAAGTTGTCCATCAGCCCCTGCTTTTGAAGACAAGGGCTACAGAGCGCCTCCCCAGACACGTGGGGAAGAGATTGTCATCTTCAACTCCTGGATCAACCCCAGgttccccagcctcttccaggacccacaggcctttccccaggaagagggcagctcagccagcagcgtggacagggaggctgcagcagaagcagcagaacccccaaCAAGCGCCTCTCTTGGCTCACTGGAACCCACGGACACTGCGCCATCAGCTGCTCCCCTGGCAGAAGGTCCAGGGGAAGAGAGGCACAGCACGCCTCTCGGTACTGCAACAGTACCGGCGGAGAGCAGGCCGGCAAGTCCTCCATCAGCCCCTGCTTTGGAAGACGAGGGGAACAGAGCGCCTCCCCTGACATGCCGGGTTCCAGAGTCAAAGCCATCAGCCTGTCCCACTCCCAtcgagcacagcactgcagtgatg TCCTACGCCATGCTGTAG